Proteins found in one Desulfovibrio sp. genomic segment:
- a CDS encoding flagellar protein FlgN has translation MHNAIYESLSRQDKALCLLRDLLEEEYTCLLDRDTDAVVSLEFSIQELIRQLAVEKTSVIRGLGGMRAMEYAAALPDDMGAALREILQRIDTSEQSVARQASRNTNLSLALLDQSSRALQALTSQAMPPKAETYGRRGGMSAQRQTQAALISGRL, from the coding sequence ATGCACAACGCCATTTACGAATCGCTTTCGCGTCAGGACAAGGCCCTTTGCCTGCTGCGCGACCTTCTTGAAGAAGAATACACGTGCCTTCTCGATCGCGATACTGATGCCGTGGTGTCTCTTGAGTTCTCCATACAGGAGCTGATCCGTCAGCTGGCCGTGGAAAAAACTTCTGTCATCAGAGGTCTGGGAGGCATGCGGGCCATGGAATACGCCGCTGCGCTGCCGGACGACATGGGCGCCGCCCTGAGGGAAATCCTGCAACGGATCGATACGAGCGAGCAGTCTGTTGCTCGCCAGGCCTCGCGCAACACCAACCTTTCTCTGGCTCTGCTTGATCAGAGCAGCCGCGCGCTTCAGGCGCTCACAAGTCAGGCCATGCCGCCCAAGGCGGAAACCTATGGCCGCCGTGGGGGCATGAGCGCCCAACGGCAGACGCAGGCCGCGTTGATCTCCGGGAGGCTGTAG
- a CDS encoding DVU0524 family FlgM-associated protein — translation MADATSAQLRMMLQGYEQQLLAARRLARLRMRRRVAEGDDPGDPDPSASRHMMVEKVARELYETLLYTGSDNPVVEEIRQEIGREVGQEVQFTYPPGGRLRIVGQGPEGLEPLSDEKLRATRNALWRVTRKKVDESMLDEPPAI, via the coding sequence ATGGCCGACGCAACCTCCGCGCAACTGCGCATGATGCTCCAGGGGTATGAACAGCAGCTGCTGGCAGCCCGGCGTCTTGCAAGGCTCAGAATGCGGCGCAGAGTTGCCGAAGGCGATGACCCCGGCGACCCGGATCCTTCTGCCAGCCGCCACATGATGGTTGAGAAGGTCGCCCGCGAACTCTACGAAACCCTGCTCTATACCGGCAGCGACAACCCTGTGGTGGAAGAAATCCGCCAGGAAATTGGCCGTGAAGTGGGGCAGGAAGTGCAGTTTACCTATCCGCCAGGCGGCAGACTGCGTATAGTGGGGCAAGGGCCGGAAGGTCTGGAACCTTTATCGGATGAAAAACTGCGTGCGACCCGTAACGCCCTGTGGCGCGTCACACGAAAAAAAGTTGATGAAAGCATGCTTGACGAACCACCCGCCATTTAG
- a CDS encoding flagellar basal body P-ring protein FlgI, whose translation MKLTILRHPAFWITTAALLVCWALPAQAVRIKDIATFSGVRDNQLIGYGLVVGLAGTGDKKDSVFTLSSMKNMMDRMGVGVDASALKIKNVASVMVTARMPVSAKPGTRLDVTVSSVGDATSLMGGVLLQTALKGVDGKIYTLAQGALTVGGFSASGKAASTTKNIATVGIIPGGGIVERGIPFEFNQQDKLTLNLRVGDFSTAQQIAERLNGAMGGRYARAVDATSVTMDVPPQYRNNLVPLMASVENLDVSPDTSAKVVVDEKTGTVVLGRDVRISRAAVAHGNLQITVQESEQVSQPGPFSQGQTVVTPQTETNVREENRHLMMVEGATLQELVDGLNAIGATPRDLISILRTMQASGSLHADLEVI comes from the coding sequence ATGAAATTGACAATACTGCGCCATCCGGCCTTCTGGATTACCACCGCCGCCCTGCTTGTGTGCTGGGCCTTGCCTGCGCAAGCCGTGCGCATCAAGGACATAGCCACGTTTTCTGGCGTGCGCGACAACCAGCTCATCGGTTACGGGCTGGTGGTTGGTCTGGCTGGAACCGGCGACAAGAAGGACTCCGTCTTCACGCTCAGTTCCATGAAAAACATGATGGACAGAATGGGCGTTGGCGTGGACGCATCCGCACTTAAAATCAAAAACGTGGCCTCGGTCATGGTAACGGCGCGCATGCCGGTGTCGGCCAAACCCGGCACCAGGCTGGATGTGACGGTGTCCTCCGTGGGCGACGCTACCTCCCTCATGGGGGGCGTGCTGCTGCAAACGGCCCTCAAGGGCGTGGACGGCAAGATATACACCCTGGCACAGGGCGCATTGACCGTGGGCGGTTTCTCGGCCTCGGGCAAGGCCGCCAGCACCACAAAGAACATCGCCACCGTGGGCATCATCCCCGGCGGCGGTATTGTGGAGCGGGGCATTCCCTTTGAGTTCAACCAGCAGGACAAACTCACGCTCAATCTGCGCGTGGGAGATTTTTCCACAGCGCAGCAGATTGCGGAACGCCTCAATGGGGCCATGGGCGGGCGCTATGCCCGCGCTGTGGACGCCACCAGCGTGACCATGGATGTGCCGCCCCAGTATCGCAACAACCTCGTGCCGCTCATGGCCTCGGTGGAAAATCTGGATGTCAGCCCCGACACCTCCGCCAAGGTGGTGGTGGACGAAAAGACCGGCACGGTTGTGCTTGGGCGTGATGTGCGTATCTCCCGCGCTGCCGTGGCCCACGGCAACCTGCAAATCACTGTGCAGGAAAGCGAACAGGTTTCGCAGCCCGGCCCCTTTTCGCAAGGCCAGACTGTGGTGACGCCGCAGACGGAAACCAACGTGCGCGAAGAAAACCGCCATCTTATGATGGTGGAAGGCGCGACTCTTCAGGAACTGGTGGACGGCCTCAATGCCATTGGCGCAACCCCCCGCGACCTCATATCCATTTTACGGACAATGCAGGCATCGGGTTCCTTGCACGCGGATCTGGAGGTAATTTAA
- a CDS encoding rod-binding protein, with the protein MTTPMSTALIPPDASAGEVARKEVQSRLAGIGNLGGKNIDPAQKEKKLRESCEGFESIFIQKMWEEMRKTLPKSTLLHGKEEQFWQGMYDQELAKKMTSAGGIGLADMMYAQLSRSLTSASRATATDASAVQRPFTPTAAPMLAATLDADSPHNDSGRDAAKDKSRTSGTAASVYGGVAPMQDAGHAENGSAAARTLTGAQAAAGGQDPEEAARLAEQAMQASAQPERHRVVRTTNVVGNMNSGLNLARKAQFEAGSKLGPNAVRPPMQQMLGLAQPQSRSAQADGQNWDQGGMQMDMSSMGIPPLTGNVFDAQNMDAASNGQQTTQPSMRQQQMPGQNAMGPNGQPMQPPQPQKVRYTTNIPPSGRGGKQGLIRTLNVDGSGPNSNAGAGIAAYHAQQAQGAGMQPQGSAQGAQPAAQVSTLPMGPAGQPAALAASQPASPGVQAPNQPVGPGVAPVASPASAQGVTSPVPLTGGQIFVRQGGQGGVAKGAAASGIPPLTATDVYGKP; encoded by the coding sequence ATGACCACGCCCATGTCAACCGCTCTCATTCCTCCTGATGCCAGCGCGGGCGAAGTCGCCCGCAAGGAAGTTCAGTCGCGCCTGGCGGGCATTGGCAATCTGGGCGGGAAAAATATTGACCCTGCGCAAAAGGAAAAGAAGCTGCGCGAATCCTGCGAGGGCTTCGAGTCCATCTTTATCCAGAAAATGTGGGAAGAAATGCGCAAAACCCTGCCCAAGTCCACCTTGTTGCACGGCAAGGAAGAGCAGTTCTGGCAGGGTATGTACGATCAGGAACTGGCCAAAAAAATGACATCGGCAGGCGGCATAGGTCTGGCCGACATGATGTACGCCCAGCTTTCGCGCAGTCTCACATCCGCAAGCCGCGCCACGGCAACGGATGCCTCCGCCGTTCAGCGGCCCTTTACGCCAACGGCAGCGCCCATGCTTGCGGCAACGCTCGATGCGGATAGCCCGCACAACGATAGCGGCAGGGACGCTGCGAAGGACAAGTCCAGAACATCCGGCACTGCTGCATCCGTGTACGGCGGTGTTGCCCCCATGCAGGACGCCGGACATGCGGAAAACGGTTCCGCCGCGGCACGTACGCTGACAGGAGCCCAGGCTGCGGCCGGAGGACAGGATCCTGAAGAAGCAGCGCGTCTTGCCGAGCAGGCAATGCAGGCCTCGGCCCAGCCGGAGCGGCACAGGGTTGTGCGCACCACCAACGTTGTCGGCAATATGAATTCCGGCCTCAATCTGGCCCGCAAGGCGCAGTTTGAAGCGGGCAGCAAGCTGGGGCCCAATGCCGTGCGCCCGCCCATGCAGCAGATGCTGGGCCTTGCCCAGCCGCAGAGCAGGTCCGCGCAGGCGGACGGGCAGAACTGGGATCAGGGCGGCATGCAGATGGATATGTCCAGCATGGGTATTCCTCCGCTTACGGGAAATGTATTTGACGCTCAGAATATGGATGCGGCTTCCAACGGGCAGCAGACAACGCAACCGTCCATGCGTCAGCAGCAGATGCCAGGGCAGAATGCTATGGGGCCAAATGGCCAGCCCATGCAGCCTCCGCAGCCGCAAAAAGTTCGCTATACCACCAACATCCCGCCGTCAGGGCGCGGGGGCAAGCAGGGATTGATCCGTACGCTCAATGTTGACGGCTCAGGCCCCAACAGTAATGCGGGTGCCGGTATTGCCGCCTATCATGCCCAGCAGGCTCAGGGCGCAGGCATGCAGCCGCAAGGTTCGGCTCAGGGTGCGCAGCCGGCAGCGCAGGTAAGCACCCTGCCCATGGGGCCAGCTGGTCAGCCCGCAGCTCTGGCAGCAAGCCAGCCCGCAAGCCCCGGCGTTCAGGCTCCCAATCAGCCTGTGGGCCCCGGCGTTGCCCCGGTGGCTTCGCCCGCATCTGCTCAAGGCGTGACCAGCCCGGTGCCGCTGACAGGCGGGCAGATATTTGTGCGTCAGGGCGGCCAGGGCGGAGTTGCCAAGGGGGCGGCAGCCTCGGGTATTCCGCCGCTGACAGCCACGGACGTGTACGGCAAACCCTAG
- the flgM gene encoding flagellar biosynthesis anti-sigma factor FlgM gives MEIQGKINNFLDPYGNTANLEKSGETRLKGRASGTPSEGSQGDTVSVSQEAQLLTEARRTAQNAPDVRAEKVEALRIQVSNGTYKPDSKLIAANLVREEPGLFK, from the coding sequence ATGGAAATTCAGGGAAAGATCAATAATTTTCTCGATCCCTACGGCAACACGGCCAACCTTGAAAAGAGCGGCGAGACCAGACTGAAAGGCAGAGCCAGCGGCACGCCTTCTGAAGGTTCGCAAGGGGACACAGTCAGCGTATCACAGGAAGCTCAGCTGCTGACGGAAGCCCGACGTACAGCCCAGAATGCGCCCGATGTGCGCGCCGAAAAGGTGGAAGCCTTGCGTATTCAGGTCTCCAACGGCACGTATAAGCCTGACAGCAAACTTATTGCCGCCAATCTTGTGCGTGAGGAGCCGGGTCTGTTCAAATAG
- the flgK gene encoding flagellar hook-associated protein FlgK codes for MLSGLMNVGRTALNAAQAWISVTGSNIANADTEGYTRRYVDQRDAGTLVAKPGGEGLGVNAQQVLRYFNSFLESSYVRQSTNSARWDEQENIMGTLESLFNESNRAGISSSMNAFFTAWQKLAQRPGDTASREDLLSYADNLCDMLGNTATSVKALQSQMDVSINQGVSRVNELAKSIASLNKQINATTVDGVSNPNDLLDQRDQLVREMATYVDVKTVDSGGGNFTVALTTGQPLVQGVNTNDLAILEPRAESRLSNGSTYTGSIQYDGSDSHEYTVDIVSGGNAGPAGTAGNPTFRVSLDGGKTWLRDEDGNEQHFEISATGTSTDPVQVKNLKISFDSTSNFTVGDKFDIVPKTGLYWIEPSRGPQNVTPQVGFDGTDTAGRVSGGKLTTYFNIRDDNCGRYMDELDATAKSLIWEVNRIHSQGAGTSQFDFIQGQQGVSNTTVPLGSAQAVLPESSRLQPGNVNFYFYDKTTGDYVSSGQLDFSAITPGTPNFDPSKHSLNDVVSAINSSFPGELTANIQDGKLVLNTAAGSNLQFALGTDSTGMMAALGVNTFFTGTTASNIATSKQLHDNENYIAAGQVNGQQQINKGDNATATAIGKLASTNVSISTAWKTTTNQTIGQYYASLVTTVGADTRLAKTNSEYHSALTSDLSEQVSSASGVNLDEEMANLIKYQHSYTAAAKLITTADQMLQTLLGLKQ; via the coding sequence ATGCTCAGCGGTCTTATGAATGTGGGCAGGACTGCCCTCAATGCCGCGCAAGCCTGGATTTCGGTCACTGGCAGCAATATCGCCAATGCCGATACCGAAGGCTACACCCGACGCTATGTGGATCAGCGCGACGCGGGCACCCTTGTTGCCAAGCCTGGCGGCGAAGGGTTGGGGGTTAATGCGCAGCAGGTATTGCGGTATTTCAACTCATTTCTTGAAAGCTCCTACGTGCGACAGTCCACCAATTCTGCCCGCTGGGACGAGCAGGAAAACATCATGGGGACGTTGGAAAGTCTTTTCAACGAATCCAACCGGGCTGGCATAAGTTCTTCCATGAACGCGTTTTTTACGGCATGGCAGAAGCTTGCGCAGCGCCCTGGCGATACCGCCTCGCGCGAAGATCTGCTTTCGTATGCCGACAACCTTTGCGACATGCTCGGCAATACAGCCACATCGGTCAAGGCGCTGCAAAGCCAGATGGATGTTTCCATCAATCAGGGGGTAAGCCGCGTCAATGAGCTTGCCAAGAGCATTGCTTCCCTTAACAAGCAGATCAATGCCACGACCGTCGATGGCGTAAGCAATCCCAATGATCTGCTTGACCAGCGCGACCAGCTGGTGCGCGAAATGGCAACTTATGTCGATGTGAAGACCGTAGACTCTGGGGGCGGTAACTTTACGGTGGCGCTCACTACCGGGCAACCCCTGGTGCAGGGTGTCAACACCAATGATTTAGCGATTCTTGAACCGCGCGCGGAAAGCCGACTTTCCAACGGTTCGACGTATACTGGCAGTATCCAGTATGACGGCTCCGACAGCCACGAATATACGGTGGATATTGTTTCCGGGGGCAATGCCGGCCCTGCGGGCACTGCAGGCAATCCCACGTTCCGCGTCTCGCTGGACGGCGGCAAAACCTGGCTGCGTGATGAGGACGGCAATGAACAGCACTTTGAAATAAGCGCCACGGGCACATCCACCGATCCCGTTCAGGTGAAGAATCTGAAGATATCCTTCGATTCCACCAGCAATTTTACCGTTGGCGACAAGTTCGACATCGTGCCCAAGACCGGGCTTTACTGGATTGAGCCCTCACGCGGCCCGCAAAACGTGACGCCCCAGGTGGGCTTTGACGGAACGGACACCGCCGGTCGTGTGTCTGGCGGCAAGCTGACCACCTACTTCAATATTCGAGACGACAACTGCGGCCGGTATATGGATGAACTGGACGCCACCGCCAAGTCGCTTATCTGGGAAGTGAACCGCATTCACAGCCAGGGTGCTGGTACCTCTCAGTTTGATTTTATACAGGGGCAACAGGGCGTTTCCAACACAACTGTACCTCTGGGATCGGCTCAGGCCGTGTTGCCGGAGTCCAGCAGGCTCCAGCCTGGCAACGTCAATTTCTACTTTTACGACAAAACTACGGGCGACTATGTTTCGTCGGGCCAGCTTGACTTCAGCGCCATTACCCCCGGGACGCCGAACTTCGATCCCAGCAAGCACTCGCTGAATGATGTCGTTTCCGCCATCAATTCTTCGTTTCCTGGCGAGCTTACGGCCAACATCCAGGACGGCAAGCTTGTACTCAACACTGCAGCGGGCAGCAACCTGCAATTCGCGCTGGGCACCGACAGCACGGGCATGATGGCCGCCCTTGGCGTGAATACGTTTTTTACCGGCACCACTGCCAGCAACATAGCCACAAGCAAACAGCTGCACGACAATGAGAACTACATTGCCGCCGGGCAGGTCAACGGCCAGCAGCAGATAAATAAGGGTGACAACGCCACGGCCACGGCCATTGGCAAACTGGCCAGCACCAACGTGAGCATTTCAACCGCGTGGAAGACCACCACCAACCAGACCATCGGCCAGTACTATGCCAGCCTGGTTACGACCGTGGGCGCTGATACCCGCCTTGCCAAAACAAATTCGGAATATCACTCGGCCCTCACCAGCGACCTTTCCGAGCAGGTCAGTTCTGCTTCTGGCGTCAACCTTGACGAAGAAATGGCCAACCTGATCAAATACCAGCACTCCTACACGGCAGCGGCAAAATTGATAACCACCGCCGACCAGATGCTGCAAACCCTTCTTGGGCTTAAGCAATAG